Proteins encoded in a region of the Elizabethkingia bruuniana genome:
- a CDS encoding glycosyltransferase: MISIIVSSYNQEYFNQFSKNISETIGIEYEIIQIWNPGVMGICEAYNSGAKKAIYPYLIFCHEDVKYHTNSWGDIIINHFKKLSNPGVLGVAGGTYIPTVPSGWYTNEANAMINIYQHERSGMKNMIKTFDSLTKEVKIVDGVFLAIKKDIFNLYKFANDNGGFHGYDTELCIRLLGKYKNYVLGDIILEHFSPGNPNIEWFKKNIEIRKKYNNIISDEIDYEAEYGAYSLFIEDNYKYNGISIKSLLISLHFFPYFKLKGLMNIRILKQLIKPLINA; this comes from the coding sequence ATGATTTCTATCATTGTGTCTTCATATAATCAAGAGTATTTTAATCAGTTTTCAAAAAATATTTCTGAAACTATAGGGATAGAGTATGAAATTATTCAAATCTGGAATCCTGGAGTAATGGGAATATGTGAAGCATACAATTCTGGTGCAAAAAAAGCGATATACCCCTATCTGATTTTTTGTCATGAAGATGTAAAGTATCATACTAATTCATGGGGAGATATTATAATTAATCATTTTAAAAAATTGTCAAATCCCGGAGTATTAGGAGTTGCCGGAGGTACCTATATTCCAACTGTACCCTCAGGTTGGTACACCAACGAAGCAAATGCTATGATCAATATATATCAACATGAAAGATCAGGTATGAAGAATATGATTAAAACTTTTGATTCCCTTACTAAAGAAGTTAAGATAGTTGACGGTGTTTTTCTAGCAATTAAGAAAGACATATTCAATCTGTATAAATTTGCAAACGATAATGGAGGATTCCACGGATACGATACAGAATTATGCATAAGACTTTTGGGGAAGTATAAAAATTATGTATTGGGAGATATTATATTAGAGCATTTTTCACCAGGTAACCCTAATATAGAATGGTTTAAAAAAAATATAGAAATTCGGAAGAAATATAATAATATAATTAGTGATGAAATTGATTATGAAGCAGAATATGGTGCCTATAGTCTTTTTATAGAAGATAATTATAAGTATAATGGAATTAGTATAAAATCATTATTGATAAGTTTACATTTTTTTCCATATTTTAAATTAAAGGGACTAATGAATATTCGCATATTAAAACAATTGATAAAACCATTGATTAATGCATAA
- a CDS encoding glycosyltransferase family 2 protein, which translates to MHKLAIVIPYYKIDYFEETLKSVAGQTDKNFMLYIGNDKSVNNPLPLIEKYLLEDQYQYFDYQENYGGKNLLLQWERILKNVNEEWFQILGDDDFISQDFVEEFSKHYKNIASEINVVKVKNITCDAEGSRLTNESYYEHLASGTYNMLNVLLHKFRGHTNSSLSEHIFRTKKYREIGFKHYPLAWHSDDMFLLQMSNLKNFYFINSTCVYIRIFSESITGGSHYSDLKRKASELFFRDFSSYMNIENIPWHYKRIFLKSLRKEKENLGMENLKYIYYENGFRGRLYYKVYRLKLFCKCLLPQGVISKIQG; encoded by the coding sequence ATGCATAAACTAGCTATAGTTATTCCTTATTATAAGATAGACTATTTTGAGGAAACACTAAAGTCTGTTGCTGGGCAAACAGATAAGAATTTTATGCTTTATATAGGTAATGATAAGAGTGTAAATAATCCATTACCTCTCATAGAAAAATACTTGTTGGAAGATCAGTATCAATACTTTGATTACCAAGAAAACTATGGTGGTAAAAATCTGCTACTTCAATGGGAAAGAATTTTAAAAAATGTTAATGAGGAATGGTTTCAAATTTTGGGAGATGATGATTTTATAAGCCAAGATTTTGTTGAAGAGTTTTCTAAACACTATAAAAACATAGCATCGGAAATTAATGTTGTTAAAGTGAAAAATATAACATGTGATGCAGAAGGAAGTCGTCTGACAAACGAAAGCTATTATGAACATTTAGCTTCAGGTACCTATAATATGCTTAATGTATTACTCCATAAATTTAGGGGGCATACAAACAGTAGTCTTAGTGAACATATATTTCGCACTAAGAAATACAGAGAGATAGGATTCAAACATTACCCTCTTGCATGGCATTCTGATGATATGTTTCTTTTGCAAATGAGTAATCTTAAAAATTTTTATTTTATCAACAGTACATGCGTTTATATAAGAATTTTTTCAGAGAGTATTACTGGTGGGAGTCATTATTCAGATTTGAAACGAAAAGCATCTGAACTTTTTTTTAGGGATTTTTCTTCGTACATGAATATCGAAAATATTCCCTGGCATTATAAAAGGATATTTTTGAAAAGTCTTAGAAAGGAAAAAGAAAATTTAGGAATGGAAAATTTGAAATATATTTATTATGAAAATGGTTTTCGAGGGAGGCTATATTATAAAGTATACAGATTGAAACTCTTTTGTAAGTGTTTATTGCCCCAAGGGGTAATATCAAAGATTCAAGGTTAA